Proteins from one Clupea harengus chromosome 17, Ch_v2.0.2, whole genome shotgun sequence genomic window:
- the pdss1 gene encoding decaprenyl-diphosphate synthase subunit 1 — MAIPWRLCWRRNAGSTGITLLDSFCGTKGRPVSIAASSIRRTDSLGSLDNQEQTPGRPVILNTVTSNFLSRHRSRFLYSTPRPCCCRRTHSDAKLKDPFTLAQNDLKNLYDDIRKELFVSKKELKALCDYYFDGQGKSFRPMIVVLMARACNIHSNGAGELLPAQRSIAMISEMIHTASLVHDDVIDGSDTRRGKTTINEMWGEKKAILAGDFILSAASMALARIGNNTVVSVLSQVIEDLVRGEFMQLGSKENENERFKHYLEKTFKKTASLIANSCKAVSILVNSDPEVHEIAFQYGKNVGIAFQLVDDVLDFTSCANQLGKPSAADLRLGLATGPVLFACEQFPELHSMIMRRFSTNGDVDRAWQYVVESDGVEQTNYLAQRYCQEAIRQISRLQASPERDALIRLTELVLTRDK; from the exons ATGGCGATACCGTGGAGGCTGTGTTGGAGGAGAAATGCAGGGTCTACCGGCATCACTTTACTTGATTCATTTTGCGGAACAAAGGGAAGACCCGTGTCGATCGCCGCCTCATCGATAAGGAGAACGGACTCTTTAGGGAGCTTAGATAATCAG GAACAGACTCCAGGCAGGCCTGTGATTTTAAATACAGTTACATCAAACTTTCTCTCAAG GCACAGATCTCGGTTCCTGTACAGCACACCAAGACCTTGCTGTTGCAGGAGGACACACAGCGATGCCAAATTAAAAGATCCATTCACTCTTGCTCAGAATGACTTGAAAAACTTGTATGATGATATTAGAAAG GAGCTTTTTGTCTCCAAGAAAGAGCTGAAGGCCCTATGTGATTATTATTTTGATGGCCAGGGCAAATCCTTCCGACCCATGATCGTGGTGCTAATGGCCCGGGCCTGTAACATCCACAGCAACGGAGCAGG GGAACTTCTACCAGCACAGCGTTCTATAGCCATGATCTCAGAGATGATCCACACTGCCAGCCTGGttcatgatgatgtcattgatGGCTCTGACACGCGCAGGGGAAAGACCACTATCAATGAGATGTGGGGGGAGAAAAAG GCGATCCTGGCTGGAGATTTCATCCTCTCCGCAGCCTCTATGGCACTGGCGCGGATCGGCAACAATACCGTGGTATCGGTGCTGTCACAGGTCATTGAAGATCTGGTCAGAG GTGAATTCATGCAGCTGGGCTCTAAGGAGAACGAGAACGAGAGATTCAAGCACTACCTCGAGAAAACTTTCAAGAAGACTGCGAGCCTGATTGCCAACAGTTGTAAAGCA GTTTCAATTTTAGTAAACTCCGATCCTGAGGTGCACGAGATCGCGTTCCAGTACGGAAAGAACGTGGGCATTGCATTTCAG ctGGTAGATGATGTGCTGGACTTCACATCGTGTGCCAACCAGCTGGGCAAGCCCTCCGCAGCGGACCTCAGGCTTGGCCTGGCCACCGGCCCCGTCTTATTTGCCTGTGAGCAG TTCCCCGAACTCCACTCCATGATCATGAGACGTTTCAGCACCAACGGTGATGTGGACCGCGCCTGGCAATACGTCGTCGAG AGCGATGGCGTGGAGCAGACCAACTACCTCGCCCAGCGCTACTGCCAGGAGGCCATCCGGCAGATCAGCCGCCTCCAGGCCTCGCCCGAGCGTGACGCCCTCATCCGGCTCACCGAGCTGGTCCTGACCCGAGACAAGtga
- the LOC105889327 gene encoding protein adenylyltransferase SelO-like isoform X1 has product MEINIAAVSFLMTLANCFLLCLNCSDVCGIDGWRLHSINASKSRHSARRHNIPTLSCKKLMEAFPLDEVDGNYVRTVKRCVFSESPPTPLKSPLKLAAVSKEVLESILDLDVPISLFEDFVLYFSGGKLFPGSVPLSHRYGGHQFGYWAGQLGDGRAHLLGEYTNRKGDVWELQLKGSGKTPYSRSGDGRAVVRSSVREFLCSEAMHHLGVPTSRAASLIVSEEPVWRDPFYNGSVQKERGAVVLRLARSWFRIGSLEILTRSGELDLLRKVLDFVIEEHFTSIKTNDPDKYVTWFSTVVNETAHLIAQWMSVGFAHGVGNTDNFSLLSITIDYGPFGFMEAYNPSFVPNTSDDEGRYSIGAQANVGLFNLEKLLEALYPVLNSDQQSWAKHILKGYPQIYQRRFQELFKAKLGLEGEEEDDDDGYLIAFLLKMMEDASADFTMTFRQLSEVSALQLHSRSISKTMWALQELSMHEYFPEWVNMYLPRLQRAQRSDEARQHRMRGVNPRYVLRNWMAESAIQKAENDDFSEVRLLQEVLARPYTEQHRAEERDYASPPPHWARGLKVSCSS; this is encoded by the exons ATGGAAATAAACATCGCTGCAGTCTCATTTCTGATGACACTGGCTAActgttttctgttatgtttgaacTGTTCAGACGTCTGTGGAATAGATGGATGGCGACTTCACTCAATAAATGCCAGCAAATCTCGTCATAGTGCAAGGAGACACAACATTCCTACACTTTCATGCAAAAAGCTGATGG AGGCTTTCCCCCTCGATGAAGTCGATGGCAACTACGTCCGTACTGTGAAAAGATGTGTCTTTTCAGAGTCGCCCCCTACTCCCCTGAAAAGTCCTCTGAAGTTAGCAGCAGTCTCAAAG gAGGTGCTAGAAAGTATTTTAGATCTTGATGTGCCAATTTCGCTCTTTGAGGACTTTGTCCTGTACTTCAGTGGGGGCAAACTCTTCCCCGGCTCAGTCCCCCTCTCCCACAGATATGGAGGACACCAG TTTGGTTACTGGGCAGGTCAGCTGGGGGATGGAAGAGCGCATTTACTGGGTGAATACACAAACAG AAAGGGTGACGTATGGGAACTTCAACTGAAAGGGTCAGGAAAGACGCCCTATTCACG GTCTGGAGACGGGCGGGCAGTGGTGCGCTCCTCCGTTAGAGAGTTCCTGTGCAGTGAGGCCATGCATCACCTGGGGGTGCCCACCTCCAGAGCGGCCAG CCTAATAGTGAGTGAGGAGCCTGTATGGAGGGACCCGTTCTATAATGGCAGCgtacagaaggagagag GAGCAGTGGTTCTGCGTTTAGCCAGGTCTTGGTTCCGTATAGGTTCCCTTGAGATCCTGACCCGGTCTGGAGAACTGGATCTCCTGAG AAAAGTATTGGACTTTGTTATTGAGGAACATTTTACATCTATTAAAACTAATGACCCAGACAAATATGTG ACTTGGTTCTCTACAGTCGTAAATGAAACTGCTCATCTGATAGCTCAGTGGATGTCTGTTGGATTTGCACACG GTGTgggaaatacagacaatttcagtctcctgtcTATCACCATAGATTATGGACCATTTGGATTTATGGAGGCATATAACCCAA GTTTTGTACCCAACACATCGGATGATGAGGGGCGGTACAGCATTGGAGCTCAGGCAAATGTGGGCCTTTTCAATCTGGAGAAACTTCTGGAAGCTCTGTATCCTGTACTCAATTCCGACCAGCAGTCATG GGCAAAACACATATTAAAAGGCTACCCCCAAATATACCAGAGACG ATTTCAGGAGTTGTTCAAAGCAAAGCTTGGTctagaaggagaggaggaggatgatgatgatggatatCTAATAGCCTTCCTTCTAAAG ATGATGGAGGATGCTAGTGCAGACTTCACCATGACCTTCAGACAGCTAAGTGAAGTTTCAGCCCTGCAGCTCCACAGCAGGAGCATATCAAAG ACAATGTGGGCTTTGCAAGAGCTGTCTATGCATGAGTACTTCCCTGAGTGGGTGAACATGTACCTGCCAAGGCTCCAAAG GGCACAGCGATCAGACGAGGCTCGCCAGCACAGGATGAGAG GGGTCAATCCTAGGTATGTCTTGAGGAATTGGATGGCAGAGTCTGCGATTCAGAAAGCAGAGAATGACGATTTCTCTGAG GTGAGGTTGCTGCAGGAAGTCCTGGCCAGGCCCTACACCGAGCAGCACCGGGCTGAGGAGCGAGACTACGCCAGCCCCCCTCCTCACTGGGCACGGGGGCTGAAGGTCAGCTGCTCCTCCTGA
- the LOC105889327 gene encoding protein adenylyltransferase SelO, mitochondrial-like isoform X2, translating into MCKESLIVSEEPVWRDPFYNGSVQKERGAVVLRLARSWFRIGSLEILTRSGELDLLRKVLDFVIEEHFTSIKTNDPDKYVTWFSTVVNETAHLIAQWMSVGFAHGVGNTDNFSLLSITIDYGPFGFMEAYNPSFVPNTSDDEGRYSIGAQANVGLFNLEKLLEALYPVLNSDQQSWAKHILKGYPQIYQRRFQELFKAKLGLEGEEEDDDDGYLIAFLLKMMEDASADFTMTFRQLSEVSALQLHSRSISKTMWALQELSMHEYFPEWVNMYLPRLQRAQRSDEARQHRMRGVNPRYVLRNWMAESAIQKAENDDFSEVRLLQEVLARPYTEQHRAEERDYASPPPHWARGLKVSCSS; encoded by the exons ATGTGTAAGGAGAG CCTAATAGTGAGTGAGGAGCCTGTATGGAGGGACCCGTTCTATAATGGCAGCgtacagaaggagagag GAGCAGTGGTTCTGCGTTTAGCCAGGTCTTGGTTCCGTATAGGTTCCCTTGAGATCCTGACCCGGTCTGGAGAACTGGATCTCCTGAG AAAAGTATTGGACTTTGTTATTGAGGAACATTTTACATCTATTAAAACTAATGACCCAGACAAATATGTG ACTTGGTTCTCTACAGTCGTAAATGAAACTGCTCATCTGATAGCTCAGTGGATGTCTGTTGGATTTGCACACG GTGTgggaaatacagacaatttcagtctcctgtcTATCACCATAGATTATGGACCATTTGGATTTATGGAGGCATATAACCCAA GTTTTGTACCCAACACATCGGATGATGAGGGGCGGTACAGCATTGGAGCTCAGGCAAATGTGGGCCTTTTCAATCTGGAGAAACTTCTGGAAGCTCTGTATCCTGTACTCAATTCCGACCAGCAGTCATG GGCAAAACACATATTAAAAGGCTACCCCCAAATATACCAGAGACG ATTTCAGGAGTTGTTCAAAGCAAAGCTTGGTctagaaggagaggaggaggatgatgatgatggatatCTAATAGCCTTCCTTCTAAAG ATGATGGAGGATGCTAGTGCAGACTTCACCATGACCTTCAGACAGCTAAGTGAAGTTTCAGCCCTGCAGCTCCACAGCAGGAGCATATCAAAG ACAATGTGGGCTTTGCAAGAGCTGTCTATGCATGAGTACTTCCCTGAGTGGGTGAACATGTACCTGCCAAGGCTCCAAAG GGCACAGCGATCAGACGAGGCTCGCCAGCACAGGATGAGAG GGGTCAATCCTAGGTATGTCTTGAGGAATTGGATGGCAGAGTCTGCGATTCAGAAAGCAGAGAATGACGATTTCTCTGAG GTGAGGTTGCTGCAGGAAGTCCTGGCCAGGCCCTACACCGAGCAGCACCGGGCTGAGGAGCGAGACTACGCCAGCCCCCCTCCTCACTGGGCACGGGGGCTGAAGGTCAGCTGCTCCTCCTGA
- the LOC105889233 gene encoding amyloid beta A4 precursor protein-binding family B member 1-interacting protein, whose product MDDIDAMFSEMLGEMDLLTQSLGVETLPPESPPSTAMETNFGSVGFTDASLHELEDNDLDALMADLVADLNATEEKMASERGMSKSSTLPTPTVNDFSFPSPTAAPAFTPTSTSTSTSTSPVEPAASTSPLPPPQNSKPSKEEIEAQLKADKIKLALEKLKEAKVKKLVVRVEMSNGSSKTLMVDERQTVRDVLDNLFEKTHCDCNIDWCLCETSPDLQTERGLEDHEHMVEPLSAWTRDSENKVLFQQREDKYAIFKDPQNFYIWKKDRNTLKDMKEKEKEMLLEENFCGTSIIVPDLEGLLHLKEDGKRSWKPRYFLLRASGMYFVPKGKTKTSRDLVCLVQFDNVNVYHGKDYKNKYKAPTDHCFLLKHPQIQKESQYIKYLCCDDEWTMTLWVTGIRIAKYGMTLYENYKTAVKKTSSSASWTDIVTSNASTPSPTPKAKAANGHAPKPAQESAPTAPSNQSAFPPPPPPVGILPPPPPDPGLPPPPPASMLAKGSLPPPPPFSMGGSFPPPPMDDLPPPPPLDDDEVEMPPDFMPPPPPPVMGFPTPPLPARGFPSPTSGGRPPPPARGFPSPTPGGRPPPPARGFPSPTPGGRPLPPSPSGRILPPQPSPVSLATGSPEGSLPPPPPPPPPPPPPAVMAPSPMVRKAGPPPPKRTTPVSAAPSGGDFMNELMVAMQKKRTPQ is encoded by the exons ATGGATGACATAGACGCCATGTTTAGTGAGATGCTGGGGGAGATGGACCTCCTTACGCAG AGCCTCGGGGTTGAAACACTGCCTCCAGAGTCTCCCCCCAGCACCGCCATGGAAACGAACTTCGGTTCCGTCGGCTTTACAGATG CATCTCTGCATGAGCTGGAGGATAATGACCTAGACGCTCTAATGGCTGACCTGGTGGCCGACCTGAATGCCACTGAGGAGAAGATGGCCTCTGAGAGGGGCATGTCCAAAAGCTCCACTTTGCCAACCCCGACCGTGAACGACTTCAGCTTCCCCTCCCCCACTGCAGCCCCTGCCTTCacacccacctccacctccacctccacctccacatcaCCAGTGGAGCCCGCCGCCTCCACCTcaccccttccacccccccagAACTCCAAGCCATCGAAG GAGGAAATTGAAGCCCAGTTGAAAGCAGACAAAATCAAACTAGCGCTGGAGAAGTTGAAAGAAGCCAAAGTGAAGAag CTGGTGGTGAGGGTGGAGATGAGCAATGGCAGCTCGAAGACACTGATGGTGGATGAGAGACAGACGGTCAGAGACGTGCTGGATAACCTGTTTGAGAAAACCCACTGTGACTGCAACATCGACTGGTGCCTATGTGAAACCAGCCCAGACCTGCAGACCG AGAGGGGCCTGGAGGACCACGAGCACATGGTGGAGCCGCTGTCGGCCTGGACGCGTGACAGCGAGAACAAAGTGCTGTTTCAGCAGAGGGAGGACAAATACGCCATCTTCAAAGACCCTCAG AATTTTTATATCTGGAAGAAGGATAGGAATACGCTCAAGGAcatgaaagaaaaggagaaagagatgctGTTGGAG gagaacTTCTGCGGGACCTCCATCATCGTGCCGGACCTTGAGGGGCTCCTCCATTTGAAGGAGGATGGGAAGCGGTCCTGGAAGCCTCGCTACTTCCTGCTGAGGGCGTCTGGAATGTATTTCGTGCCCAAAGGGAAAACCAAG aCGTCCCGTGACCTGGTGTGTCTGGTGCAGTTTGATAACGTGAACGTGTACCATGGCAAAGATTACAAGAACAAGTACAAGGCCCCCACTGATCACTGCTTCCTCCtcaag CACCCACAGATCCAAAAGGAATCCCAGTACATTAAGTACCTGTGCTGTGATGATGAGTGGACTATGACACTTTGGGTGACAGGAATCCGCATTGCAAAG TATGGAATGACACTTTATGAGAACTACAAAACTGCAGTCAAGAAAACCTCTTCGTCAGCATCATGGACAGACATCGTCACCTCCAACGCATCTACCCCATCACCAACTCCCAAAG CTAAAGCAGCCAATGGTCATGCTCCCAAGCCTGCTCAAGAGTCAGCTCCTACG GCTCCCAGCAACCAGTCAGCTtttccaccacctccacctccagtaGGCATcctgcctccacctcctccagacCCAGGgctgccccctcctccacctgcctccATGTTGGCCAAAGGCTCTctaccgccaccaccacctttCAGCATGGGTGGAAGCTTCCCTCCGCCCCCCATGGATGACCTACCACCCCCTCCGCCACTAGACGACGATGAGGTAGAGATGCCCCCAGACTTCATGCCGCCGCCACCCCCTCCAGTCATGGGCTTCCCCACTCCACCCCTTCCAGCCAGGGGCTTCCCCTCTCCAACTTCTGGTGGTAGGCCACCCCCTCCAGCCAGGGGCTTCCCCTCTCCAACTCCTGGTGGTAGGCCACCCCCTCCAGCCAGGGGCTTCCCCTCTCCAACTCCTGGTGGTAGGCCACTGCCTCCGTCACCCTCAGGCCGCATTCTCCCCCCCCAACCTTCACCTGTGTCCCTGGCCACCGGCTCTCCTGAGGGCTCTTTGCCCCCTccgccgccaccacctcctcctcctcctccacccgcgGTGATGGCCCCCAGCCCTATGGTCAGGAAAGCCGGGCCGCCCCCACCCAAGAGGACTACGCCTGTCTCTGcagcgccctctggtggtgatTTTATGAATGAACTTATGGTGGCCATGCAGAAGAAACGTACTCCGCAGTAG